The Pirellulales bacterium region ATTCCATGCCCGGCGTCAGGTCGTCGATCTTCAGGATGCCGCGTTTGAAGATCGGCTGCGGCAGCGACTCGCGCGGGTCGCGACCGGGCCGCGAGAGCTGTGAAACGATGTCGCTCAAGGTCAGCGTGCCCACGTTGAGCTGCGAAGCAAGCTGTTCCAGCGGAACGGCCGTCAGGCGCTCGGCCAATCGGGCGGCGCCCTCTTTATCTTTCAGGTCGTCGGCGCTCGCTTCGAGCCTTTGCAGAATCTGCTCGGCCACCGGGTAGCTTTCCGGGTGGATCCACGTGGCGTCCAGCGCGTTCAGTCCGCCGACAATTTTCAAGAAGCCGGCCGCTTGCACGAAGGTGGCCTCGCCGAAGCCTTGCACCGACTTCAGCTCCTCGCGGCTCTTGAAGGGGCCGTTGGCGATGCGATAGTCGTACACCCGCTGGGCCGTGAGTTGGTTCAGCCCCGACACATACCGCAGCAAGGCCGGGCTGGCCGAGTTGAGGTCGACGCCGACATAGTTCACGCACGAAGAGACGACGGCATCCAGCGAGTCGCGCAGGTGCTTGGCCTTGATGTCGTGCTGATACATGCCCACGCCGATATTGGCCGGGTCGATCTTGACCAGCTCGCTCAACGGATCCTGCAAGCGACGGCCGATGGAAACACCGCCGCGCACGGTGGCGTCGTATTGAGGCAACTCTTCGCGTCCCAGGCGACTGGTCGAATAGACGCTGGCCCCCGCCTCGTTCACGATCACATAGGAGACGCCGAGATCGACCAGGTCGGTGGCCAGCAGATCGCTCACCCATTGCTCGGCGGCGCGGCATCCCGTTCCGTTGCCGACGGCCACCACCGTGAGCTGATGCTGCCGCACCATCTCTGCCGCCTTGCGTTTGCCCTCGCCACGCCGCTCTTCGGAACCGACCATGTGCGCCACCGAGTGTTCCAGCAGGTTGCCGAACTCGTCGAGCGCCACCAGCTTGCAACCGCTCTTGAAGCCGGGATCGATGGCCAGCACACGGCGGTCGCGCACGGGCGGCTGCAACAGCAGATTGCGCAGGTTCCGGGCGAAGACCTCGACGGCGTGCGTCTCGGCACGATCGGTCAGCTCTCTGCGGACGTCTCGCTCCAGGCCGGGCAACACCAGCCGCGTGAGCGCATCGCGGCCGCAACCGCGGAGAAAATCGGCGTGCGGATGTTCCGGCGAGACCAACAAATCGTCGATCACGCGGTCCATGGCTTCGAGATCGACGTCGATCCGCACTCGCAGCACCCGCGCTCGCTCGCCGCGATTGATGGCCAGCACGCGGTGGGGCGGCACGTTGCCGATTGATTCGCTGTACTGAAAATAGTCGCGGAACGCCTTGTCGAAGTCCTTCTCCTTTTTGGTTTTGGCAACCTGCTTCGGCCTGGGGCGCTTCGGTTTCTTGGCCTTGGGCGCCGTCGTCCCGCTGCCGGCAGGCTGCCCATCGCCGGGGGATGGCGCGGTGCTTGCGGCCGGTTCAACCGTGGCTGTGGGGCCGGCGGTCTCGCTGGCTTCGACGGTTGACGTGGATTCGACGCTCGCACGGGGCTCGGAGGGCCTCGTTGGCTCGACGCACGCTGGTTCGCTTGCGGCGGCGGCCGAACCGCTCGTCGCCGGTTCTGCAACCGCCGTCCGTTTGACCTCGATGAACTGCGATTCGTCGGGGAAAAGAGGCAACACCTCCGGTGCTTGCACGGCCTCAGCCGGGAGCGACCGATCGTCGGCGGCGGGTGCCGATCGCTCCGGGGACGCAGCCGCATTACCCGCCGGCTCTCGTTCCGACGACTTGTCTTTGGTCTTGGTTTCGCTTTCCAACCGCGTCGAGACCAGCTTGCCGCTGCGTTCGAGAATGACCCGCAGCTTGCCGCGGAAGTCGGCCCTTTCGCTGAACCACTCGGCGAGGATATGTCCGGCGCCCAGCAGGGCATCCGCCGCCGTGGCCACCTTGCGATCGGTGTTGACGAAATCGTTTGCCCGTGCGTCAAGATCGGCGCAGGCCGGACTGGCGTTCAGAATCTCGTCGGCCAGCGGCTCCAGACCGCGCTCGCGGGCGGTGGTGGCCAGCGTCTGCTTTTTAGGCTTGTAGGGAAGATAGAGGTCTTCGAGACGCTTGGCGGTGTCGGCGGCGGCGACCGCGGCCGACAGTTCCGGCGTGAGTTTGCCTTGCGAGTCGATCGACCGCAGGATCGTTTGCTTGCGTTCGGTCAACAGGCGCAGCTTGACCACGCGCGACTGCACTTGGCGAATCTGCTCTTCATCCATCCCGCCGGTCTGGTCTTTGCGATACCGGGTGATGAACGGCACGGTATTGCCGGCGTCGAGCAACTCGACGACCGTGTTGACCCGCGTGGCCGCCAGACCCAGTGTTTGAGAGACCTGCCCCAGGTCGATCGCAGTCGTAGTCGCCATACAGGCTGTCAGAAAAAGGGAGCGGAGTTCCTGTCTCGAGGAACCGCGGCGCCGAGAATCAAGAATGAAGTCGTTTTGGCAATCTAGGAACTCGCTCATCGGCTGTCAAGCTGCCTACTCGTGCCGCAAGGCCTCCGTGGGCATGAGCGCGGCCGCGCGCCAGGCGGGGTACAGCCCGCCGAACAATCCGACAAACACGGCGATGGAAACGCCTTGCGCGACGGTCGCCAAATGCACCTCGCCGCTGACCACCCGCGCATAAAGCGGCATTCTGCTCAAAGCGACGGTCGCGGCGACAGCCACA contains the following coding sequences:
- a CDS encoding Tex-like N-terminal domain-containing protein, with protein sequence MATTTAIDLGQVSQTLGLAATRVNTVVELLDAGNTVPFITRYRKDQTGGMDEEQIRQVQSRVVKLRLLTERKQTILRSIDSQGKLTPELSAAVAAADTAKRLEDLYLPYKPKKQTLATTARERGLEPLADEILNASPACADLDARANDFVNTDRKVATAADALLGAGHILAEWFSERADFRGKLRVILERSGKLVSTRLESETKTKDKSSEREPAGNAAASPERSAPAADDRSLPAEAVQAPEVLPLFPDESQFIEVKRTAVAEPATSGSAAAASEPACVEPTRPSEPRASVESTSTVEASETAGPTATVEPAASTAPSPGDGQPAGSGTTAPKAKKPKRPRPKQVAKTKKEKDFDKAFRDYFQYSESIGNVPPHRVLAINRGERARVLRVRIDVDLEAMDRVIDDLLVSPEHPHADFLRGCGRDALTRLVLPGLERDVRRELTDRAETHAVEVFARNLRNLLLQPPVRDRRVLAIDPGFKSGCKLVALDEFGNLLEHSVAHMVGSEERRGEGKRKAAEMVRQHQLTVVAVGNGTGCRAAEQWVSDLLATDLVDLGVSYVIVNEAGASVYSTSRLGREELPQYDATVRGGVSIGRRLQDPLSELVKIDPANIGVGMYQHDIKAKHLRDSLDAVVSSCVNYVGVDLNSASPALLRYVSGLNQLTAQRVYDYRIANGPFKSREELKSVQGFGEATFVQAAGFLKIVGGLNALDATWIHPESYPVAEQILQRLEASADDLKDKEGAARLAERLTAVPLEQLASQLNVGTLTLSDIVSQLSRPGRDPRESLPQPIFKRGILKIDDLTPGMELAGTVLNVVDFGAFVDIGLKDTGLVHISQLANRYVQDPHEVVAVGDIVHVWVLEVDKQRRRVSLTMIKPGTRRQPEQRRTDARPAARSQAPVGKPAGEGGPRTPPAHQRPHGRPSRPPATKLPDKPPPKPKGKPRPQKPLSQAMLEGKAPMRTFGDLQQFWAAKQQDVAEQEKSTE